In Harpia harpyja isolate bHarHar1 chromosome 22, bHarHar1 primary haplotype, whole genome shotgun sequence, a single genomic region encodes these proteins:
- the IRS2 gene encoding insulin receptor substrate 2 isoform X2, whose translation MASPAVLGLLPPLSSPPGPNLNNNNNNNQGVRKCGYLRKQKHGHKRFFVLRGPGGGEEAGGARLEYYESEKKWRNKSGAPKRVIALDSCLNINKRADAKHKYLIALYTKDEYFAVAAENEQEQEGWYRAFTDLLNEGKAACQGSPHRHLASPFSASCSAAAASLAAAGEDLSYGLIAPAAAAYREVWQVTLKPKGLGQSKNLTGVHRLCLSARTIGFVRLNCELPSVTLQLMNIRRCGHSDSFFFIEVGRSAATGPGELWMQADDSVVAQNIHETILEAMKALKELYAFRPRSKSQSSSSSSSGGAAGPGGGGASATHPITVPGRRHHHLVNLPPSQTGLLRRSRTDSLAAGAGSKCTPCRVRTASEGDGCRVGSAAGSPMSPGPVRTPLSRSHTLSGGGGGRQAGKLLPVLAGGGLQSSRSMSMPASHSPPSATSPVSLSSSSGLGSEAAPPHHPQRPSSGSASVSGSPSDAGFMSFDEYGSSPGGDLRPFSSSSTASNRSNTPESVAETPPVRDPGGGTDLYGYMAMERPPSGRLCYRPCPDAAADRGHRKRTYSLTTPCRQRPPPPQVSSASLDEYTLMRATFAGSAGRLFPSCQAGASPKVTYTPYPEDYGDIEIGSHRSSGSSSTNLGPPAAGGGGGGGGGGGDDDGYMPMTPGVAAALGQGSRGGDDYMPMSPTSVSAPKQILQPRAGLGGGSPGNRSGYKTSSPGESSPDDSGYMRMWCGSRLSVESSDGRLSCGDYINMSPRDPQHGPQAPSLTPPDFFFAPSGHGPGEPPKPGCYSYSSLPRSYKSQGPAKDSDQYVFMNSPGRTIPEEAVCGAGRSPAGTFAPSSHTVPSPLRHSRTESFLSQRCQRAARPSRLSLETLRTMLPSMNEHPLPPEPKSPGEYINIDFGDAAVYSPPSLPADSPASSLGSGTGQRRSPLSDYMNIDFGSQSPSQSGTVSVGSLEALSPGSSSSTSQPEGRYLKAAVGVACSSSPSDGGDYTEMTFGMATTPPQPIVQKPESARVDSPTAGVKRLTLSGVEAFILSSPPPDPNRGAKVIRADPQGRRRHSSETFSSTTTVTPVSPSFAHNPKRHNSASVENVSLRKSEGLEEEQGSSPMCRETSAGFQNGLNYIAIDVVDGTLANRDKARSRARHVLNGGVNGVEMSAYASIDFLSHNLKEASAVKE comes from the coding sequence atGGCGAGCCCCgccgtgctggggctgctgccccccctgagctccccgcccggccccaacctcaacaacaacaacaacaacaaccaggGCGTGAGGAAGTGCGGGTACCTGCGCAAGCAGAAGCACGGCCACAAGCGCTTCTTCGTGCTGCGGGGTCCGGGCGgtggggaggaggcggggggcgCCCGGCTGGAGTACTACGAGAGCGAGAAGAAATGGAGGAACAAGTCCGGGGCGCCCAAGCGGGTGATCGCCCTGGACTCCTGCCTCAACATCAACAAGCGGGCGGACGCCAAGCACAAGTACCTCATCGCCCTCTACACCAAGGACGAGTACTTCGCCGTGGCGGCCGAGAAcgagcaggagcaggagggctggTACCGGGCGTTCACCGACCTGCTCAACGAGGGCAAGGCGGCCTGCCAGGGGTCCCCCCACCGCCACCTCGCCTCCCCCTTCTCCGCCTCCTGcagcgcggccgccgcctccctgGCCGCCGCCGGCGAGGACCTCAGCTACGGGCTGATCGCCCCGGCCGCCGCTGCCTACCGGGAGGTCTGGCAGGTGACGCTGAAGCCCAAGGGCTTGGGGCAGAGCAAAAACCTCACCGGCGTCCACCGGCTCTGCCTCTCGGCCCGCACCATCGGCTTCGTGCGCCTCAACTGCGAGCTGCCCTCGGTCACGCTGCAGCTGATGAACATCCGCCGCTGCGGCCACTCCGACAGCTTCTTCTTCATCGAGGTGGGGCGCTCGGCGGCCACCGGCCCCGGCGAGCTCTGGATGCAGGCGGACGACTCGGTGGTGGCCCAGAACATCCACGAGACCATCCTGGAGGCCATGAAGGCGCTGAAGGAGCTGTACGCCTTCCGGCCCCGCAGCAAGAgccagtcctcctcctcctcctcctccggtggggccgccgggcccggcggcggcggcgcctccgcCACCCACCCCATCACCGTGCCCGGCCGCCGGCACCACCACCTGGTCAACCTGCCCCCCAGCCAGACCGGCCTCCTCCGCCGCTCCCGCACCGACAGCctcgccgccggcgccggcagcaagTGCACGCCGTGCCGGGTGCGGACGGCCAGCGAGGGCGACGGCTGCCGGGTGGGCTCGGCGGCCGGCAGCCCCATGAGCCCGGGCCCCGTGCGGACCCCCCTCAGCCGCTCGCACACGcttagcggcggcggcgggggccggcaggCGGGGAAGCTGCTGCCGGTGCTGGCCGGCGGCGGCCTGCAGAGCAGCCGCTCCATGTCCATGCCCGCCTCCCACTCGCCCCCCTCCGCCACCAGCCCCGTCAGCCTCTCCTCCAGCAGCGGCCTGGGCTCCGAGGCGGCCCCCCCGCATCACCCGCAGCGCCCGTCCAGCGGCAGCGCCTCCGTCTCCGGCTCCCCCAGCGACGCCGGCTTCATGTCCTTCGACGAGTACGGCTCCAGCCCGGGCGGCGACCTGCggcccttctcctcctcctccaccgccaGCAACCGCAGCAACACCCCCGAGTCGGTGGCCGAGACCCCCCCGGTGCGGGACCCCGGGGGCGGCACCGACCTCTACGGCTACATGGCGATGGAGCGGCCCCCGAGCGGCCGCCTCTGCTACCGGCCCTGCCCCGACGCCGCGGCCGACCGGGGCCATCGGAAGCGGACCTACTCCCTGACCACCCCGTGCCGGcagcggccccccccgccgcaggTCTCCTCCGCCTCCCTCGACGAGTACACGCTGATGCGCGCCACCTTCGCCGGCAGCGCCGGCCgcctcttcccctcctgccaAGCCGGGGCTTCCCCCAAAGTGACCTACACCCCCTACCCCGAGGACTACGGGGACATCGAGATCGGCTCCCACCGCAGctccggcagcagcagcaccaaccTGGGCCCGCCGGCAgcgggcggaggaggaggaggaggagggggggggggagatgacgACGGCTACATGCCCATGACCCCCGGCGTGGCCGCCGCCTTGGGGCAGGGAAGCCGGGGCGGCGATGACTACATGCCCATGAGCCCCACCAGCGTGTCCGCCCCCAAGCAGATCCTGCAGCCCCGGGCGGGGCTGGGTGGCGGGTCCCCCGGGAACAGGAGCGGCTACAAGACCAGCTCGCCCGGGGAGAGCTCCCCCGACGACAGCGGGTACATGCGGATGTGGTGCGGCTCCAGGCTCTCCGTGGAGAGCTCGGACGGGAGGCTGAGCTGCGGCGACTACATCAATATGTCCCCTCGGGACCCCCAGCACGGGCCCCAGgctccctccctcacccccccggACTTCTTCTTCGCCCCTTCGGGGCACGGGCCCGGCGAGCCCCCCAAGCCCGGCTGCTATTCGTACAGTTCCTTACCCCGCTCCTACAAGAGCCAGGGCCCGGCGAAGGACAGCGACCAGTACGTCTTCATGAACTCCCCGGGGAGGACGATCCCGGAGGAGGCGGTGTGCGGAGCGGGCCGGTCGCCCGCCGGCACCTTCGCCCCCTCCAGCCACACGGTGCCTTCGCCCCTGCGGCACAGCCGGACCGAGAGTTTCCTGAGCCAGCGGTGCCAGCGGGCGGCCCGGCCCAGCCGCCTCTCTCTGGAGACCTTGCGGACGATGCTGCCCAGCATGAACGAGCACCCTCTGCCGCCCGAGCCCAAGAGCCCCGGCGAGTACATCAACATCGACTTCGGGGATGCCGCCGTCTATTCGCCCCCCTCGCTGCCCGCCGACAGCCCGGCCTCCTCCCTGGGCTCGGGCACGGGGCAGAGGCGCTCCCCTCTCTCTGACTACATGAACATCGACTTCGGGTCACAGTCGCCCTCCCAGTCGGGCACGGTCTCGGTGGGCTCCCTGGAAGCGCTCTCGCCGGGCtcttcctccagcaccagccagcCCGAGGGGCGCTACCTGAAGGCGGCTGTGGGGGTGGCCTGTTCGTCCAGCCCGTCCGATGGCGGGGATTACACCGAGATGACCTTTGGCATGgccaccaccccaccccaaccCATCGTTCAGAAGCCAGAAAGTGCCCGGGTCGACAGCCCCACGGCTGGGGTGAAGAGGCTCACCCTCTCCGGGGTGGAGGCTTTCATCCTCTCCAGCCCTCCCCCGGACCCAAACCGGGGGGCCAAGGTCATCCGGGCGGATCCCCAGGGGCGCAGGAGGCACAGCTCGGAAACCTTCTCCTCCACCACCACTGTgacccccgtgtccccctccTTCGCACACAACCCCAAACGGCACAACTCGGCCTCGGTGGAGAACGTGTCCCTCAGGAAAAGCGAAGGCCTGGAGGAGGAGCAGGGTAGCAGCCCCATGTGCCGGGAGACCTCGGCTGGCTTCCAGAACGGCCTCAACTACATCGCCATCGACGTGGTGGACGGGACCCTGGCAAACCGTGACAAAGCCAGGTCGAGAGCCAGGCACGTCCTGAACGGCGGCGTCAACGGCGTGGAGATGAGCGCCTATGCCAGCATAGACTTTCTGTCTCACAACCTGAAAGAAGCGAGTGCTGTGAAAG
- the IRS2 gene encoding insulin receptor substrate 2 isoform X1: protein MASPAVLGLLPPLSSPPGPNLNNNNNNNQGVRKCGYLRKQKHGHKRFFVLRGPGGGEEAGGARLEYYESEKKWRNKSGAPKRVIALDSCLNINKRADAKHKYLIALYTKDEYFAVAAENEQEQEGWYRAFTDLLNEGKAACQGSPHRHLASPFSASCSAAAASLAAAGEDLSYGLIAPAAAAYREVWQVTLKPKGLGQSKNLTGVHRLCLSARTIGFVRLNCELPSVTLQLMNIRRCGHSDSFFFIEVGRSAATGPGELWMQADDSVVAQNIHETILEAMKALKELYAFRPRSKSQSSSSSSSGGAAGPGGGGASATHPITVPGRRHHHLVNLPPSQTGLLRRSRTDSLAAGAGSKCTPCRVRTASEGDGCRVGSAAGSPMSPGPVRTPLSRSHTLSGGGGGRQAGKLLPVLAGGGLQSSRSMSMPASHSPPSATSPVSLSSSSGLGSEAAPPHHPQRPSSGSASVSGSPSDAGFMSFDEYGSSPGGDLRPFSSSSTASNRSNTPESVAETPPVRDPGGGTDLYGYMAMERPPSGRLCYRPCPDAAADRGHRKRTYSLTTPCRQRPPPPQVSSASLDEYTLMRATFAGSAGRLFPSCQAGASPKVTYTPYPEDYGDIEIGSHRSSGSSSTNLGPPAAGGGGGGGGGGGDDDGYMPMTPGVAAALGQGSRGGDDYMPMSPTSVSAPKQILQPRAGLGGGSPGNRSGYKTSSPGESSPDDSGYMRMWCGSRLSVESSDGRLSCGDYINMSPRDPQHGPQAPSLTPPDFFFAPSGHGPGEPPKPGCYSYSSLPRSYKSQGPAKDSDQYVFMNSPGRTIPEEAVCGAGRSPAGTFAPSSHTVPSPLRHSRTESFLSQRCQRAARPSRLSLETLRTMLPSMNEHPLPPEPKSPGEYINIDFGDAAVYSPPSLPADSPASSLGSGTGQRRSPLSDYMNIDFGSQSPSQSGTVSVGSLEALSPGSSSSTSQPEGRYLKAAVGVACSSSPSDGGDYTEMTFGMATTPPQPIVQKPESARVDSPTAGVKRLTLSGVEAFILSSPPPDPNRGAKVIRADPQGRRRHSSETFSSTTTVTPVSPSFAHNPKRHNSASVENVSLRKSEGLEEEQGSSPMCRETSAGFQNGLNYIAIDVVDGTLANRDKARSRARHVLNGGVNGVEMSAYASIDFLSHNLKEASAVKGSTGRWKR, encoded by the exons atGGCGAGCCCCgccgtgctggggctgctgccccccctgagctccccgcccggccccaacctcaacaacaacaacaacaacaaccaggGCGTGAGGAAGTGCGGGTACCTGCGCAAGCAGAAGCACGGCCACAAGCGCTTCTTCGTGCTGCGGGGTCCGGGCGgtggggaggaggcggggggcgCCCGGCTGGAGTACTACGAGAGCGAGAAGAAATGGAGGAACAAGTCCGGGGCGCCCAAGCGGGTGATCGCCCTGGACTCCTGCCTCAACATCAACAAGCGGGCGGACGCCAAGCACAAGTACCTCATCGCCCTCTACACCAAGGACGAGTACTTCGCCGTGGCGGCCGAGAAcgagcaggagcaggagggctggTACCGGGCGTTCACCGACCTGCTCAACGAGGGCAAGGCGGCCTGCCAGGGGTCCCCCCACCGCCACCTCGCCTCCCCCTTCTCCGCCTCCTGcagcgcggccgccgcctccctgGCCGCCGCCGGCGAGGACCTCAGCTACGGGCTGATCGCCCCGGCCGCCGCTGCCTACCGGGAGGTCTGGCAGGTGACGCTGAAGCCCAAGGGCTTGGGGCAGAGCAAAAACCTCACCGGCGTCCACCGGCTCTGCCTCTCGGCCCGCACCATCGGCTTCGTGCGCCTCAACTGCGAGCTGCCCTCGGTCACGCTGCAGCTGATGAACATCCGCCGCTGCGGCCACTCCGACAGCTTCTTCTTCATCGAGGTGGGGCGCTCGGCGGCCACCGGCCCCGGCGAGCTCTGGATGCAGGCGGACGACTCGGTGGTGGCCCAGAACATCCACGAGACCATCCTGGAGGCCATGAAGGCGCTGAAGGAGCTGTACGCCTTCCGGCCCCGCAGCAAGAgccagtcctcctcctcctcctcctccggtggggccgccgggcccggcggcggcggcgcctccgcCACCCACCCCATCACCGTGCCCGGCCGCCGGCACCACCACCTGGTCAACCTGCCCCCCAGCCAGACCGGCCTCCTCCGCCGCTCCCGCACCGACAGCctcgccgccggcgccggcagcaagTGCACGCCGTGCCGGGTGCGGACGGCCAGCGAGGGCGACGGCTGCCGGGTGGGCTCGGCGGCCGGCAGCCCCATGAGCCCGGGCCCCGTGCGGACCCCCCTCAGCCGCTCGCACACGcttagcggcggcggcgggggccggcaggCGGGGAAGCTGCTGCCGGTGCTGGCCGGCGGCGGCCTGCAGAGCAGCCGCTCCATGTCCATGCCCGCCTCCCACTCGCCCCCCTCCGCCACCAGCCCCGTCAGCCTCTCCTCCAGCAGCGGCCTGGGCTCCGAGGCGGCCCCCCCGCATCACCCGCAGCGCCCGTCCAGCGGCAGCGCCTCCGTCTCCGGCTCCCCCAGCGACGCCGGCTTCATGTCCTTCGACGAGTACGGCTCCAGCCCGGGCGGCGACCTGCggcccttctcctcctcctccaccgccaGCAACCGCAGCAACACCCCCGAGTCGGTGGCCGAGACCCCCCCGGTGCGGGACCCCGGGGGCGGCACCGACCTCTACGGCTACATGGCGATGGAGCGGCCCCCGAGCGGCCGCCTCTGCTACCGGCCCTGCCCCGACGCCGCGGCCGACCGGGGCCATCGGAAGCGGACCTACTCCCTGACCACCCCGTGCCGGcagcggccccccccgccgcaggTCTCCTCCGCCTCCCTCGACGAGTACACGCTGATGCGCGCCACCTTCGCCGGCAGCGCCGGCCgcctcttcccctcctgccaAGCCGGGGCTTCCCCCAAAGTGACCTACACCCCCTACCCCGAGGACTACGGGGACATCGAGATCGGCTCCCACCGCAGctccggcagcagcagcaccaaccTGGGCCCGCCGGCAgcgggcggaggaggaggaggaggagggggggggggagatgacgACGGCTACATGCCCATGACCCCCGGCGTGGCCGCCGCCTTGGGGCAGGGAAGCCGGGGCGGCGATGACTACATGCCCATGAGCCCCACCAGCGTGTCCGCCCCCAAGCAGATCCTGCAGCCCCGGGCGGGGCTGGGTGGCGGGTCCCCCGGGAACAGGAGCGGCTACAAGACCAGCTCGCCCGGGGAGAGCTCCCCCGACGACAGCGGGTACATGCGGATGTGGTGCGGCTCCAGGCTCTCCGTGGAGAGCTCGGACGGGAGGCTGAGCTGCGGCGACTACATCAATATGTCCCCTCGGGACCCCCAGCACGGGCCCCAGgctccctccctcacccccccggACTTCTTCTTCGCCCCTTCGGGGCACGGGCCCGGCGAGCCCCCCAAGCCCGGCTGCTATTCGTACAGTTCCTTACCCCGCTCCTACAAGAGCCAGGGCCCGGCGAAGGACAGCGACCAGTACGTCTTCATGAACTCCCCGGGGAGGACGATCCCGGAGGAGGCGGTGTGCGGAGCGGGCCGGTCGCCCGCCGGCACCTTCGCCCCCTCCAGCCACACGGTGCCTTCGCCCCTGCGGCACAGCCGGACCGAGAGTTTCCTGAGCCAGCGGTGCCAGCGGGCGGCCCGGCCCAGCCGCCTCTCTCTGGAGACCTTGCGGACGATGCTGCCCAGCATGAACGAGCACCCTCTGCCGCCCGAGCCCAAGAGCCCCGGCGAGTACATCAACATCGACTTCGGGGATGCCGCCGTCTATTCGCCCCCCTCGCTGCCCGCCGACAGCCCGGCCTCCTCCCTGGGCTCGGGCACGGGGCAGAGGCGCTCCCCTCTCTCTGACTACATGAACATCGACTTCGGGTCACAGTCGCCCTCCCAGTCGGGCACGGTCTCGGTGGGCTCCCTGGAAGCGCTCTCGCCGGGCtcttcctccagcaccagccagcCCGAGGGGCGCTACCTGAAGGCGGCTGTGGGGGTGGCCTGTTCGTCCAGCCCGTCCGATGGCGGGGATTACACCGAGATGACCTTTGGCATGgccaccaccccaccccaaccCATCGTTCAGAAGCCAGAAAGTGCCCGGGTCGACAGCCCCACGGCTGGGGTGAAGAGGCTCACCCTCTCCGGGGTGGAGGCTTTCATCCTCTCCAGCCCTCCCCCGGACCCAAACCGGGGGGCCAAGGTCATCCGGGCGGATCCCCAGGGGCGCAGGAGGCACAGCTCGGAAACCTTCTCCTCCACCACCACTGTgacccccgtgtccccctccTTCGCACACAACCCCAAACGGCACAACTCGGCCTCGGTGGAGAACGTGTCCCTCAGGAAAAGCGAAGGCCTGGAGGAGGAGCAGGGTAGCAGCCCCATGTGCCGGGAGACCTCGGCTGGCTTCCAGAACGGCCTCAACTACATCGCCATCGACGTGGTGGACGGGACCCTGGCAAACCGTGACAAAGCCAGGTCGAGAGCCAGGCACGTCCTGAACGGCGGCGTCAACGGCGTGGAGATGAGCGCCTATGCCAGCATAGACTTTCTGTCTCACAACCTGAAAGAAGCGAGTGCTGTGAAAG GAAGTAcaggaagatggaaaagatga